One Streptomyces dangxiongensis genomic window, TTTGGTGAGCTGCGGAAGGACCGGAAGCAGTCCCTGTTCGACCGGTGCCGCGTCCAGCGTCGTCAGGAGCACGATCAGGGAACGCCGGGGTGCCGTGCGCAGGACGGTCCCTGTCAGGCCACGCGCGTCCGTCTCGACCAGTTCGGGTTCCACCGTGGCCATCGCGTCGACAAGGGACGGCAGCACGTCGCGCGCCGAACGGCCCTGTACCAGGGCGCGTACCCGGCGGTCGTAGGCCAGCAGGTCGACACGGTCGCCGGCGCGAGCGGCGAGCGCCGCCAGGAGGAGTGCCGCGTCCATTGACGCGTCCAGGCGCGGGGCGTCGCCCACCCGGCCGGCCGAGGTGCGGCCGGTGTCCAGGACGAGAAGGATGTGCCGGTCCCGTTCGGGCCGCCAGGTGCGGACGGCGACGGTGGTCTGCCGTGCGGTGGCCCGCCAGTCGATCGAGCGGGTGTCGTCTCCGGGGACGTACTCGCGCAGGCTGTCGAACTCCGTTCCCTCGCCGCGGGTCAGCACGCTGGTGCGGCCGTCGAGTTCACGCAATCGAGCGAGTTTCGACGGGAGGTGCTTCCGGCTCGTGAACGGGGGCAGGACTCGTACCGTCCAGGGCAGTCGGTGGGTGCCCTGGCGGGAGAACAGGCCGAGGGGACCGTGGGAGCGGATGGTCACGCGGTCGGCCTGCCGGTCGCCGCGGCGGGTGGGGCGCAGCCGGGTCGTCACGCGCCGGCGTTCGCCCGGGGGCACGGTCAATCGGTGCCGGGAGGCGTCGGTCTCGGTGCCTGGCTGCCAGCTACTGGGCGGCCACGCGTCCCGGAGCCCGGCACGCAGCGGACGGGAGGACGGATTGGTGACCGTGAGGGTGACGTCGGCGGTTTCACCGAGGCGGGCGGAGGTGTCTCCGGAGCGGGTCAGAGCGAGACGGCGTACGGGCGCGGCGAGCGCGTAGTCACAGGCGCAGGCCAGGGCCAGGGAGCCGTTGACCGCCAGGATGCCCGTCCAGCCCGGTTCCAGGACGCCGACGGGGATCGAGCCGAGGGCGGCGAGGAGAGCGGCGCGTCCGGTGAGTGCCATCAGCGGGGGACCGGGACGTGGGCGAGGACGGCGTTGATGACCGAGTCGGTGGTCACGCCCTCCATCTCGGCCTCGGGGCGCAACTGGATGCGGTGGCGGAGGGTGGGCAGGGCCAGGGCCTTCACGTCGTCGGGGATGACGTAGTCGCGGCCCGTCAGCCACCCCCAGGCGC contains:
- a CDS encoding DUF58 domain-containing protein; translation: MALTGRAALLAALGSIPVGVLEPGWTGILAVNGSLALACACDYALAAPVRRLALTRSGDTSARLGETADVTLTVTNPSSRPLRAGLRDAWPPSSWQPGTETDASRHRLTVPPGERRRVTTRLRPTRRGDRQADRVTIRSHGPLGLFSRQGTHRLPWTVRVLPPFTSRKHLPSKLARLRELDGRTSVLTRGEGTEFDSLREYVPGDDTRSIDWRATARQTTVAVRTWRPERDRHILLVLDTGRTSAGRVGDAPRLDASMDAALLLAALAARAGDRVDLLAYDRRVRALVQGRSARDVLPSLVDAMATVEPELVETDARGLTGTVLRTAPRRSLIVLLTTLDAAPVEQGLLPVLPQLTKRRTVLVASVADPHIARMVRARGSVEAVYEAAAGAQAQSERRHIAEQLRRHGVTVVDATPEDLAPALADAYLGLKAAGRL